Proteins encoded by one window of Anopheles maculipalpis chromosome 2RL, idAnoMacuDA_375_x, whole genome shotgun sequence:
- the LOC126559417 gene encoding serine/arginine-rich splicing factor 6-like, with product MEQEIDDLDANLPTQIDPPSVFSFPSDTLAMIAPARQSMKVSKDAQEPMNRRRSRGRSQSRGRRMAMSKTTQEQETPPMRQRRARTRSRSAANRGGSRSTSRRRARSRAPSRSRSRSGRNRSQSQKRTSRTRRR from the exons ATGGAGCAGGAAATCGACGATTTGGAT GCGAATCTACCAACACAGATTGACCCGCCGAGCGTGTTCTCGTTCCCGAGCGACACACTGGCTATGATCGCTCCAGCTCGGCAAAGCATGAAAGTGTCCAAGGATGCACAAGAACCAATGAATCGACGTCGCTCCCGAGGCAGATCGCAGTCCCGCGGTCGTCGTATGGCCATGTCCAAGACCACCCAGGAACAGGAAACACCACCGATGCGTCAACGACGAGCCCGTACACGGTCACGTTCCGCTGCAAACCGTGGAGGAAGCCGAAGCACATCGCGTCGTCGCGCTCGCAGCCGTGCACCGTCCCGTTCGCGATCCCGTTCTGGCCGTAATCGATCGCAAAGCCAGAAGCGAACCAGCCGTACTCGTCGACGCTAG